Proteins from one Streptomyces genisteinicus genomic window:
- a CDS encoding nuclear transport factor 2 family protein: protein MNSHDDASTALWGPVDLVTAAGIDHVRLVYDYLDAGDPDACASLLHDHVVFELPGLAPAHGRTAALEAHLRHTAPTARHEIERVVAQDRNVVAAGRRVLPGGDGQGQRFVDVFTIADDGMVSGCTRYYHLAPQEPPAGLPGAPLH, encoded by the coding sequence GTGAACAGCCATGACGACGCGTCAACCGCCCTGTGGGGTCCGGTGGATCTCGTGACCGCGGCCGGGATCGACCATGTGCGCCTGGTCTACGACTACCTCGACGCGGGCGACCCGGACGCCTGCGCGTCCCTGCTCCACGACCACGTGGTCTTCGAACTCCCGGGGCTCGCCCCGGCCCACGGCCGTACGGCGGCCCTGGAGGCGCATCTGCGGCACACCGCGCCCACCGCCCGGCACGAGATCGAACGGGTCGTGGCGCAGGACCGGAACGTGGTCGCGGCGGGGCGGCGTGTGCTCCCCGGCGGGGACGGGCAGGGCCAGCGGTTCGTCGACGTGTTCACGATCGCCGACGACGGGATGGTGAGCGGCTGCACCCGCTACTACCATCTCGCGCCGCAGGAACCGCCCGCCGGCCTGCCGGGGGCTCCGCTGCACTGA
- a CDS encoding AfsR/SARP family transcriptional regulator: MLGPLQVQGAGDRPLRVPPGRQEVILAALLLESNRVVSTSQLVDLIWEDNPPETARTQVQICVSRLRKLLAGAAGEVSITTRPPGYVLHTDAGNVDAALFTGLVHSARGLREQGEPDEAVRLLRHAVALWQGDCLSGLDSGPLANQARQFNEERLAAVELRIRLELELGRHDRLVGELQRLTSEHPLREKLHGLLIQALYWSGRQAEALEAFRTARTYLAEELGLEPSRELRDLESAILAGELPPPTGAVPRRAPEERPGEETVRHGGEGAAEPPPASPAESSSDIRPTDTVPHQLPADVADFVADPAQLDALEHALTAGEGRSVGLAAVTGKPGTGKSALAVHAAHALAETGFPDGQLYCDLRGTTGTPTPPVEVLGRFLRAFGIPGQLIPESLDERAEMYRTRLASRRVLVVLDDAAGEGQVLPLLPGSRGCAVLVTSRARLTALPGATRIALDVLDEDRALELLARIVGRERVAHEAVAAEALVRTVGRLPLALRIVAARLAARPHWPLASMVQRLANERHRLDELAHGEMTMRASLSLTYEGLAPEDRGLLRLLSMAQAPTLPSWLAGALLDDRRPFPSDLMEPLVDVQMLDVAGVEPAGGFRYRFHEIIRVYAREQLAAQHPAAERQAAFARMAGGWMHLAQQAHRKVYGGDFTVLHGDAARWEPPSTHTDEVLADPLAWLDAEQTALCGMVGHAADEGLHDLSWDLATSLVTLFEVRGHYDLWEQTHLSALSAVRKAGNLRGTAAVRASLGSLYMSRNQFDTARQSLTSALDVFQALDEPMGEALCRRDLALISRTSGDDAGALELYGRSLADFDRAGDVVGRAIVLTQSAHIRMRRGEMDAAQKQLDEALGIYEDIGYTGGRARTLRRVGQLLLEQGRTDLAVLTFTEVLELCRESGDVIGEGHLLYDLGRAFSLMGRPDRARDFYDRAVAARERIMDFSGGALARLELARLGTEHPGRSRQVLTPAVEVFRERRMVRELAEAERLLGAC; this comes from the coding sequence GTGCTGGGGCCGTTACAGGTCCAGGGGGCCGGCGACCGTCCCCTGCGTGTGCCCCCGGGGCGCCAGGAGGTGATCCTCGCGGCGCTGCTGCTGGAGAGCAACCGGGTGGTCTCCACCAGCCAGCTGGTGGACCTCATCTGGGAGGACAACCCGCCGGAGACGGCCCGCACCCAGGTGCAGATCTGCGTCTCCCGGCTGCGCAAACTGCTCGCCGGGGCCGCCGGCGAGGTCTCGATCACCACCCGCCCGCCGGGATACGTCCTGCACACCGACGCGGGCAACGTGGACGCCGCCCTCTTCACCGGGCTCGTCCACAGCGCCCGGGGGCTGCGGGAGCAGGGCGAACCCGACGAGGCCGTCCGCCTGCTGCGCCACGCGGTGGCACTCTGGCAGGGCGACTGCCTCTCCGGACTCGACAGCGGCCCCCTCGCCAACCAGGCACGCCAGTTCAACGAGGAACGCCTCGCCGCCGTCGAACTGCGCATCCGCCTCGAACTCGAACTCGGCCGCCACGACCGCCTGGTGGGCGAACTCCAGCGGCTCACCTCCGAGCACCCCCTGCGCGAGAAGCTGCACGGCCTGCTCATCCAGGCCCTGTACTGGTCGGGGCGCCAGGCGGAGGCGCTGGAGGCCTTCCGTACCGCGCGCACCTATCTCGCCGAGGAGCTGGGGCTCGAACCCAGCCGCGAGCTGCGCGACCTGGAGTCGGCGATCCTGGCCGGCGAACTCCCGCCGCCCACCGGGGCCGTCCCGCGCCGCGCACCGGAGGAGAGACCCGGGGAGGAAACGGTTCGCCATGGCGGGGAGGGCGCAGCCGAACCCCCGCCGGCTTCCCCCGCCGAGAGCTCGTCCGACATCCGTCCCACCGACACGGTGCCCCACCAGCTCCCCGCGGACGTCGCCGACTTCGTCGCCGACCCTGCCCAGCTCGACGCGCTGGAGCACGCCCTCACCGCAGGCGAGGGCCGCAGCGTCGGGCTCGCCGCGGTCACGGGGAAGCCGGGCACGGGCAAGTCCGCCCTCGCCGTCCACGCCGCCCACGCCCTCGCCGAGACCGGCTTCCCCGACGGCCAGCTCTACTGCGACCTGCGCGGCACCACCGGCACCCCCACCCCGCCCGTCGAAGTCCTCGGCCGGTTCCTGCGCGCCTTCGGCATCCCGGGCCAGCTCATCCCCGAATCCCTCGACGAACGCGCCGAGATGTACCGCACCCGGCTGGCCTCCCGCCGCGTACTGGTCGTCCTCGACGACGCCGCCGGCGAGGGCCAGGTCCTCCCGCTGCTTCCCGGCAGCCGCGGCTGCGCGGTCCTCGTCACCAGCCGGGCGCGGCTCACCGCCCTGCCCGGAGCCACCCGGATCGCACTCGACGTCCTCGACGAGGACCGCGCGCTGGAACTCCTCGCGCGGATCGTCGGCCGTGAACGCGTCGCCCACGAGGCGGTCGCCGCCGAGGCCCTCGTCCGCACGGTCGGCAGGCTTCCGCTCGCCCTGCGGATCGTCGCCGCCCGGCTCGCCGCCCGCCCGCACTGGCCGCTCGCCTCCATGGTGCAGCGCCTCGCCAACGAACGGCACCGCCTCGACGAACTCGCCCACGGCGAGATGACCATGCGGGCCAGCCTGTCGCTCACCTACGAGGGACTGGCGCCGGAGGACCGGGGCCTGCTCCGGCTGCTCTCCATGGCCCAGGCCCCGACCCTGCCCAGCTGGCTGGCGGGCGCCCTGCTCGACGACCGCAGGCCCTTCCCCTCGGACCTGATGGAGCCCCTCGTCGACGTGCAGATGCTCGACGTCGCCGGTGTGGAACCGGCGGGCGGCTTCCGCTACCGCTTCCACGAGATCATCCGGGTCTACGCCCGCGAGCAGCTCGCCGCCCAGCACCCGGCGGCCGAACGGCAGGCCGCCTTCGCCCGCATGGCCGGGGGCTGGATGCACCTCGCCCAGCAGGCCCACCGCAAGGTGTACGGGGGAGACTTCACCGTCCTGCACGGCGACGCCGCGCGCTGGGAGCCGCCGTCCACGCACACCGACGAGGTGCTCGCCGACCCGCTCGCCTGGCTCGACGCCGAGCAGACCGCCCTGTGCGGCATGGTCGGCCACGCCGCGGACGAGGGACTGCACGACCTGAGCTGGGACCTCGCCACCTCGCTCGTCACGCTCTTCGAGGTCCGCGGCCACTACGACCTCTGGGAACAGACCCATCTCAGTGCGCTGTCCGCCGTCCGCAAGGCGGGCAACCTGCGCGGCACCGCCGCTGTCCGGGCCTCGCTCGGCTCGCTCTACATGAGCCGCAACCAGTTCGACACCGCGCGCCAGTCGCTGACCTCCGCACTCGACGTCTTCCAGGCGCTCGACGAGCCGATGGGCGAGGCGCTGTGCCGACGCGACCTCGCGCTCATCTCCCGCACGAGCGGCGACGACGCCGGCGCCCTGGAGCTCTACGGCCGCTCACTCGCCGACTTCGACCGGGCCGGCGACGTGGTGGGCCGCGCGATCGTCCTGACCCAGAGCGCCCACATCCGGATGCGGCGGGGCGAGATGGACGCGGCGCAGAAGCAGCTCGACGAGGCGCTCGGCATCTACGAGGACATCGGCTACACGGGCGGACGGGCCCGGACCCTTCGGCGCGTCGGCCAGCTGCTGCTCGAACAGGGCCGGACCGACCTCGCGGTCCTCACCTTCACGGAGGTGCTCGAACTGTGCCGGGAGTCCGGCGACGTGATCGGTGAGGGGCACCTGCTGTACGACCTGGGGCGGGCGTTCTCCCTGATGGGGCGCCCGGACAGAGCCAGGGACTTCTACGACCGGGCGGTGGCCGCGCGGGAACGGATCATGGATTTTAGCGGGGGCGCGCTCGCGCGCCTGGAACTCGCCCGGCTGGGGACGGAGCACCCGGGGCGTTCCCGGCAGGTGCTGACGCCGGCGGTCGAGGTGTTCCGCGAGCGGCGGATGGTGCGGGAGCTCGCCGAGGCGGAGCGGCTGCTCGGGGCCTGCTGA
- a CDS encoding helix-turn-helix domain-containing protein has translation MTTGLSPEDTTAAIAALGTLIRGHRLRIGLTQRELADLSTISVRAIRDLEKGKAQRPRTDTLRLIADGLRLGPRARTALEEAGRRGHRNGTGRHRPAERTAPPAPLHPLVERRAEAAVLTEELRSGAERLVTLVGLSGVGKTRLALETAAQLHDAGFTVLWHTAPGAVADCLPGDDDAGTALAADCADYLRGDGCADDLPPSPVAGPQDRGPLLVLDGVDTADLVFPRLARLQREYPGLRLLLTAAEPWNVPGERLFLVSPLDAPDPAAGIRPDAPAVRLFLGRLRRVRPDLVPDERDLADIAWVCHRLDGHPLALAAAASWLTVCDLRTLRGIVESDPAALLDPIADGRSGPGLQDRVTKALAALPAGHRQLIGGLCAAGAREFELQDVLRLTGESLPHCGRVIRDLLISGVVRSSSDGGRSAFRVLCVVRAALSAAVPAPSAAA, from the coding sequence ATGACGACCGGCCTCTCCCCGGAGGACACCACGGCGGCCATCGCCGCCCTCGGCACCCTCATCCGCGGCCACCGGCTCCGCATCGGCCTGACCCAGCGCGAACTCGCCGACCTCTCCACCATCAGCGTCCGCGCCATCCGCGACCTGGAGAAGGGGAAGGCCCAGCGCCCCCGCACCGACACCCTCCGCCTGATAGCCGACGGACTGAGGCTCGGCCCCCGCGCCCGCACCGCGCTGGAGGAGGCCGGCAGACGCGGACACCGGAACGGGACCGGCCGCCACCGGCCCGCCGAGCGCACCGCCCCTCCCGCGCCCCTCCACCCCCTCGTCGAGCGCCGGGCCGAGGCCGCCGTCCTCACCGAGGAACTGCGCTCCGGCGCCGAACGGCTGGTCACCCTCGTCGGACTGAGCGGCGTCGGCAAGACCCGGCTCGCCCTGGAGACCGCCGCACAGCTGCACGACGCCGGCTTCACCGTCCTCTGGCACACCGCCCCCGGAGCCGTCGCCGACTGCCTGCCGGGCGACGACGACGCCGGCACCGCCCTCGCCGCCGACTGCGCCGACTACCTGCGCGGCGACGGCTGCGCCGACGACCTGCCCCCCTCCCCGGTCGCCGGCCCCCAGGACCGCGGACCGCTCCTCGTCCTCGACGGCGTCGACACCGCCGACCTCGTCTTCCCCCGGCTCGCCCGGCTCCAGCGCGAGTACCCCGGCCTGCGACTGCTGCTGACCGCCGCCGAACCGTGGAACGTCCCCGGCGAACGGCTCTTCCTGGTCTCCCCGCTGGACGCCCCCGACCCCGCGGCCGGCATCCGCCCGGACGCCCCGGCCGTCCGCCTCTTCCTCGGCCGGCTGCGCCGCGTGCGCCCCGACCTCGTCCCCGACGAGCGCGACCTCGCCGACATCGCCTGGGTCTGCCACCGCCTCGACGGGCATCCGCTCGCCCTCGCCGCCGCCGCCTCCTGGCTCACCGTCTGCGACCTGCGCACCCTGCGCGGCATCGTCGAGTCCGATCCCGCCGCCCTCCTCGACCCGATCGCCGACGGCCGCTCCGGCCCCGGCCTCCAGGACCGCGTGACCAAGGCCCTCGCCGCCCTCCCCGCCGGCCACCGGCAGCTGATCGGCGGTCTGTGCGCCGCCGGAGCCCGGGAGTTCGAGCTCCAGGACGTGCTCCGCCTCACCGGCGAATCCCTGCCGCACTGCGGCCGCGTCATCCGCGACCTGCTCATCAGCGGCGTCGTCCGCTCCAGCAGCGACGGCGGCCGCTCCGCCTTCCGGGTGCTGTGCGTGGTGCGCGCCGCCCTGTCCGCGGCCGTTCCTGCCCCCTCCGCTGCCGCCTGA